In Nomia melanderi isolate GNS246 chromosome 4, iyNomMela1, whole genome shotgun sequence, the following are encoded in one genomic region:
- the zfh2 gene encoding Zn finger homeodomain 2 isoform X1 yields the protein MPSSEPHPPQYHLQHHNIPPSHLQQQTSNAIGQHQLYQQLVAAHHQQQQQQQHHQQHHQQQQQRQQQHGGPFQNSPYTQQKQEMSPEEEGGRGGGSPPAAGAALHQPHHPRTASPPSGTEPCTRDAIPTPTPIADTTTTTTTTTMTMQSQGQQQQEQQGPSPSPSPTGGDVEKFDGKIVYNPDGSAYIIEGESELSEDDSLPDGCIVDGRGVSVPHSLVFPQIASAYYVSRLYAHQAYQQQQQQQQQRSAAQQHNPDLPVMHSYRVISYRSAEGSKQPPPPPSAPPPPAASVPVKPILMCFICKLSFGYAKSFVAHAQGEHQLTLMDDERQVLSHSTASAIIQAVGRGKQPLVSFLEPVTNSTCPQSSPAQIQSQQQQQRSDSNDHETPTTTSTPASTPGVPSSPQQQQQQQQQQQRPSPSTPTTPTSHSNHPLAYNHQQPQQHQWTGAQVSAASWAKAPDAAGIHYTSPPPQSSSTKGSPSSYAALTQQPPNFLTGTTIGVCPEHMQGRPSGVECPKCELILASSRLAGPGGPLAGIHSRNSCKTLKCPKCNWHYKYQETLEIHMKEKHPESETSCIYCIAGQPHPRLARGETYTCGYKPYRCEVCNYSTTTKGNLSIHMQSDKHLNNMQELQQGGGGSSGTSNPSSSQDAPMPTRSPHHQQNHSPHISGQAGSQNKPKPTFRCDVCNYETNVARNLRIHMTSEKHTHNMLVLQQNVKHMQTLSALQSHHQQAQHHHQQAQQQHQQQLEQLLHLGGLDKPQHAEAALADMAYNQALLIQMMTGGQLPPQLPPEIMGGMASMSAMGNLGGDVGLSPDSMDPPPEPADPDPAHLYQCCVCNNFATDSLEALGHHLAVDRTRTREGEILALVAGHFVCKLCSYKTNLKANFQLHCKTDKHLQRLQHVNHVKEGGPRNEWKLKYLASPTSAAQLRCHACDYYTNSAHKLALHAASPRHEAAALLLRHLLEASANVPTQGKLYHCALCGFSARHRLPLLQHVRSLRHLQMEQLHQLHRRSGIQGNETPHTDIGDVFQVVGDPDAPPAQQSSPTTPTTPNATSVNSERREEGSDCGNEVKQEPDNEQETEQEPENEHEDVVCPYCTYQPTSREELRQHLQVAHVQDSDEKTETVKEEPPPELLCPLCQDGFRERSALEKHVMQIHSVNADGLQRLLLLVDQSHWLNNNPRNTSTPAVTTPTSPTTTTKPPQEEDVSERSATDEIEEITRCTVCGRICRSLEELQQHHRETHPATTPTLAVSEKHVYKYRCGQCSLAFKTLEKLQQHSQYHAIRDATKCALCGRSFRSVQALQRHLESTHADLHEDELAQYKQSLLHAHPLLQALTEESFRRQGNLSGEQSVEDEASKAEEEESDASDSSPLHKEQRLLEDYLNSQPVAEDSYHDPGRKFKCHRCKLAFTRQSYLTGHNKTLLHRKGEKMSYPMEKYLDPNRPYKCDVCKESFTQKNILLVHYNSVSHLHKLKRAMQEQGNNNTLISVVPPASPTESPDSQQDQDKKPYKCNICKVAYSQGSTLDIHMRSVLHQTRASKLPDLAASGQLDLARPLIEQPPPTSPNSPPVNLNTSGSGMLSCPRCSALFVNQEQLATHQQLYCIFSNPLALFQQLAASQQLVPSTPAKTPPPTSTTPGPQQHLQQSVQHSSQTTQDILSQPRHKTSQMYKHLLESFGFDLVMQFNENHQRRQRKEEEAAAALQAQQEQQKQEQQKQALAAQAAREREEEAEEAADDDVIPELTRSTCQHCNKEFSSVWVLKAHCEEVHRDLVPREFLEKYAQQFKCEYEKKSVVVTVATSSSTSSGPRSSTPASGQPQDLSSDKEQREKEKEESSESKERVSKTPEATSTTPATTPALSNTPVSSTDSTTTTVLPSNQSHHSQQQQQQQQQQQQQQQQQQQQQQQQQQQQQQQQQHAQLTLAQQMSEMQAALNAMAASQLQQQLQQYPGLMMGMMGLPLGLNVPALAAMNLQPPLVPMMLPPPPYDGAATAYPPINAQADLLAKQHLALQQQQAAAASAAASQKRARTRITDEQLKILRAHFDINNSPGEEQILDMAAQSGLPPKVIKHWFRNTLFKERQRNKDSPYNFNNPPSTTLNLEEYEKTGEAKVTPLNSSVSGSSSSDDKSPNKQASPPPSATSVNTSQASEIKQEIQEQPQCHVQQSSLQHQEEQQHHSPGSSGGQQSRPHSPALSISSVFPSMHHDVSSHSSTTTNAPSTPMLPPKLGPQNFASPNPGPGGVVPGAIAAMALTPQRSLSPGRGPTDYSFGGSSNGNSSSGNSSGKRANRTRFTDYQIKVLQEFFENNAYPKDDDLEYLSKLLGLSPRVIVVWFQNARQKARKVYENQPAAEPVTSGNREGDDGSGRFQRTPGLNYQCKKCLLVFQRYYELIRHQKTHCFKEEDAKRSAQAQAAAAQVAAVLSSEDSNSSSTTTTTNVTSNNPSTAPALTEQLQQPLNTTTPPHHQQQTMTQTHQQPQQQQQQQMQQQSQSQSQPQSQSQTESKEGSFQCDKCNLMFGRFELWREHQLVHIMNPSLFPPAYPPDSPFGILQQQALTATSGVSSETSHPLIAMMQDRKRKYEEFDDGTGGESRSNSEHSEQPKDKRLRTTILPEQLDYLYQKYQVESNPSRKMLETIAREVGLKKRVVQVWFQNTRARERKGQFRAHSQVINKRCPFCPALFKVKSALESHLSSKHADQVARGEVNIDNIPDEELSMESAPSNPSTPNMMPPLFPPFNTDMEASLKKYYEESMKRYISELQAHASNGKQEASNHQSAGNNSGESPLDLSKPVDLSRPMKLSLGGLSNLLEEQHGMHFRGGSDCGPLTDLSERSICDDDSMSETTEFLDDESGPASPASSTQSSRQGSASVGTGSATVPTVTGTGGGTGQSSGKRYRTQMSATQVKVMKSLFSDYKTPTMAECEMLGREIGLPKRVVQVWFQNARAKEKKARLAAGLPAEGSAVQPHRGPTGPDECRLCSVRYSAKSPLQEHVFSRRHIESVRVAVEEGSLVPPTPGAPITPAGNVAAAAAAAAAAAAAAGMGNASVVGPAGQQTSQQQQSDENMMYGSLFLHPTAMFQPQQQQHPGAATPSTATTTPVAAPGLSGVLHGNGLMSLHVEGGTQVQVPRSLMQAFLQQDPNHPGLETVRLPTPPCGSDESEPPQHCREVETELCLVCRRCGRAYPQESTLLAHQRSCYLGNQQRRGALRLVQSRYSCSLCDGNTPTRTYTTVSEWRRHAETLQHRARLEANQERQQQHHHHQQQQQQHSQFGNIGGDTGAQCGEEVHPLTDEMEDVVNQITLLAARAAAESTTGQSQGNERANPDNNNAPDMKRQKLVQEVAALAGAR from the exons ATGCCCTCCAGTGAGCCTCATCCCCCCCAGTACCACCTTCAGCACCACAACATTCCTCCCTCGCATCTTCAGCAGCAAACGTCAAACGCGATCGGGCAGCATCAGCTCTATCAGCAGCTGGTGGCGGCCCATcatcagcaacagcaacagcagcaacatcACCAACAACaccaccagcagcagcagcagcgtcAACAGCAACACGGCGGGCCCTTTCAAAATTCCCCGTACACGCAGCAGAAGCAGGAGATGAGCCCGGAGGAGGAGGGGGGTCGAGGGGGCGGGTCCCCCCCGGCAGCGGGGGCTGCGCTGCACCAGCCCCACCACCCCCGCACGGCTAGTCCACCCTCGGGCACGGAACCCTGCACCCGCGATGCAATACCAACGCCTACACCGATCGCGGACACCACAACAACGACCACCACCACTACTATGACCATGCAATCGCAAGGGCAGCAACAACAAGAGCAGCAAGGTCCGAGCCCGAGCCCGAGTCCGACGGGCGGCGACGTCGAGAAATTCGACGGGAAGATCGTGTACAACCCGGACGGTTCCGCGTACATAATTGAGGGTGAGAGCGAGTTGAGCGAGGACGATTCCCTGCCGGACGGCTGCATCGTGGACGGTCGTGGTGTCTCCGTTCCCCATTCGCTGGTATTTCCTCAAATTGCTAGCGCGTACTACGTTTCACGCCTGTACGCTCATCAAGCGTaccagcagcagcaacagcaacagcagcaacgtTCCGCGGCTCAACAACACAATCCCGATCTTCCCGTGATGCACAGCTACCGGGTGATCAGTTACAGAAGCGCCGAGGGCAGCAAACAACCGCCCCCGCCTCCGtcggcgccgccgccgccagcaGCCTCGGTCCCCGTGAAACCGATCCTGATGTGTTTCATATGCAAGCTGAGTTTCGGCTACGCGAAGAGCTTCGTGGCGCACGCACAGGGTGAACACCAGCTCACCCTGATGGACGACGAAAGACAGGTGTTGTCCCATTCGACCGCGTCGGCTATCATACAGGCGGTGGGCAGGGGCAAACAGCCACTGGTCAGCTTCCTGGAGCCAGTGACCAACTCCACGTGTCCGCAGTCGTCGCCCGCGCAGATACAGAgccagcaacaacagcaacgcTCCGACTCCAACGATCACGAGACACCGACGACGACCAGCACGCCGGCCAGCACACCCGGGGTGCCGAGCAGCCcccaacagcagcagcagcaacagcaacaacaacagagGCCGTCGCCGAGCACACCCACCACTCCCACGTCACACTCAAATCATCCACTCGCGTACAATCATCAACAACCGCAGCAACACCAATGGACCGGGGCGCAGGTCAGCGCTGCCTCCTGGGCCAAGGCGCCGGACGCTGCGGGCATACACTACACGTCACCGCCTCCTCAGAGTTCGTCCACGAAAGGCTCGCCGTCTTCTTACGCCGCTTTGACCCAACAACCCCCAAACTTCTTGACGGGCACCACTATCGGCGTCTGCCCGGAACACATGCAAGGTAGACCCAGCGGGGTTGAGTGTCCTAAATGTGAACTGATTCTCGCCAGCAGCCGGTTAGCTGGTCCAGGTGGTCCACTAGCCGGTATTCACAGTCGAAACTCGTGCAAAACGCTCAAGTGTCCCAAATGTAACTGGCATTACAAGTATCAGGAGACCTTGGAGATACACATGAAGGAGAAGCACCCGGAGAGCGAGACCTCCTGCATATACTGCATCGCTGGCCAGCCTCACCCCAGGTTAGCGCGCGGTGAAACTTACACGTGTGGGTACAAACCATACAGATGCGAGGTGTGCAACTATTCGACCACGACCAAGGGGAATCTCAGTATTCACATGCAGAGCGACAAGCATCTGAACAACATGCAGGAGTTGCAGCAAGGCGGTGGCGGCAGTTCGGGTACCAGTAACCCGTCGTCGTCGCAGGACGCACCGATGCCCACGAGGAGTCCTCATCACCAACAAAATCACAGCCCGCACATCTCCGGCCAAGCAGGGAGCCAGAACAAACCGAAGCCGACGTTTCGCTGCGACGTATGCAACTATGAGACCAACGTCGCGCGCAATCTTAGGATACACATGACCAGCGAGAAGCATACGCACAACATGCTGGTCCTGCAACAGAATGTGAAACACATGCAGACGCTGTCCGCGTTACAGTCGCATCACCAGCAGGCGCAGCATCATCATCAGCAAGCGCAACAGCAACACCAACAGCAGCTCGAGCAGTTGCTCCATCTAGGCGGTCTGGACAAACCGCAGCACGCGGAGGCGGCTCTCGCCGACATGGCTTACAATCAGGCACTGTTGATCCAGATGATGACCGGTGGTCAGCTGCCGCCCCAGCTACCGCCGGAGATCATGGGCGGAATGGCAAGCATGAGTGCGATGGGGAATCTCGGCGGCGACGTTGGACTATCACCGGACAGTATGGACCCACCTCCAGAACCAGCCGATCCCGATCCGGCTCATCTTTATCAGTGCTGCGTATGTAACAACTTCGCGACCGACTCTTTAGAAGCTCTGGGTCATCACCTGGCCGTGGACAGAACACGAACGCGGGAGGGAGAGATCCTGGCTCTAGTAGCCGGCCACTTCGTCTGCAAACTTTGTTCCTATAAAACCAACTTGAAGGCGAACTTCCAACTGCACTGCAAGACGGACAAGCACCTGCAGCGTCTGCAGCACGTAAACCATGTGAAAGAGGGCGGACCACGGAACGAGTGGAAGCTGAAGTATTTGGCGTCGCCTACCAGCGCGGCGCAGTTACGCTGCCACGCGTGCGATTACTACACCAACAGCGCCCATAAGTTGGCACTTCATGCCGCCTCGCCGCGGCACGAGGCCGCCGCTCTGCTCCTTCGGCATTTGCTTGAGGCGAGCGCTAATGTGCCCACCCAGGGCAAGCTTTATCACTGCGCCCTGTGCGGGTTTAGCGCGAGGCACAGATTGCCGCTGCTGCAGCATGTCCGCTCGCTCAGACACCTTCAGATGGAACAGTTGCATCAGCTTCATCGACGGAGCGGCATACAAGGGAATGAAACACCGCACACCGACATCGGCGACGTTTTTCAAGTCGTCGGCGATCCAGACGCGCCACCCGCGCAGCAGTCCAGCCCGACCACACCGACCACTCCAAACGCCACCAGTGTCAACAGCG AACGACGAGAAGAGGGTAGCGACTGCGGCAACGAAGTGAAACAAGAACCGGACAACGAACAAGAGACCGAACAAGAACCAGAGAACGAGCACGAAGACGTCGTGTGCCCGTATTGCACTTATCAACCAACGTCTCGCGAAGAACTGAGGCAACACTTGCAGGTAGCCCACGTCCAAGACTCCGACGAGAAAACGGAAACCGTGAAAGAGGAACCGCCGCCTGAATTGCTATGTCCGTTGTGTCAAGACGGCTTCAGGGAACGGTCAGCATTGGAGAAGCATGTGATGCAGATTCACTCGGTGAACGCGGACGGACTGCAACGACTCCTACTTCTGGTCGACCAGAGCCACTGGCTGAACAACAATCCGAGAAATACCTCGACGCCAGCGGTGACCACGCCAACGTCGCCAACCACCACCACGAAACCCCCTCAGGAAGAGGACGTCAGTGAACGCAGTGCCACCGACGAAATCGAAGAAATCACTCGATGCACGGTGTGTGGGCGAATTTGCCGTTCCCTCGAAGAACTACAGCAACATCACCGGGAGACACATCCAGCCACCACGCCAACATTAGCAGTCAGCGAGAAGCACGTGTACAAGTATCGATGCGGTCAGTGCAGCCTGGCGTTCAAAACACTAGAGAAATTACAGCAGCACTCGCAATACCACGCGATAAGGGACGCAACGAAGTGTGCGCTCTGCGGCCGATCGTTTCGCTCGGTACAAGCGCTCCAAAGACATCTGGAGTCGACGCACGCGGATCTCCACGAGGATGAACTGGCGCAATACAAGCAGAGCCTACTGCACGCTCATCCCCTTCTTCAAGCGCTTACCGAGGAAAGTTTTCGGAGGCAAGGTAACCTAAGCGGTGAGCAAAGCGTGGAAGACGAGGCTAGCAAAGCTGAAGAAGAGGAGAGCGACGCGAGTGACTCGTCGCCACTGCACAAAGAACAACGTCTTCTGGAGGACTATCTGAACAGCCAGCCGGTCGCCGAGGATTCGTACCACGACCCCGGCAGGAAGTTTAAATGTCATCGGTGCAAGCTCGCGTTCACGAGACAAAGCTACTTAACAGGACACAACAAGACGCTGTTGCATCGCAAGGGAGAGAAGATGTCCTACCCGATGGAGAAGTATTTAGACCCGAATAGGCCGTACAAATGTGACGTGTGCAAAGAAAGTTTCACCCAGAAGAATATACTTTTGGTTCACTACAACAGCGTGAGTCACCTGCACAAACTGAAGAGGGCGATGCAAGAGCAAGGTAACAACAACACGCTAATCTCGGTGGTCCCGCCAGCTAGTCCGACCGAGTCGCCCGACTCCCAGCAGGATCAAGATAAGAAACCGTACAAGTGTAACATCTGTAAGGTAGCTTACTCTCAAGGCAGCACATTGGACATACACATGAGGAGCGTGTTGCACCAGACAAGAGCCAGCAAACTGCCAGACTTAGCGGCTAGCGGGCAACTAGACCTAGCCCGACCGTTGATCGAACAACCACCGCCGACCAGCCCGAACAGCCCACCGGTAAACCTCAATACTAGTGGCTCGGGGATGCTCTCCTGTCCCCGATGCAGCGCTCTGTTCGTGAACCAAGAGCAACTGGCGACGCACCAGCAGCTCTACTGCATCTTCAGCAATCCGTTGGCGTTGTTTCAACAACTAGCAGCGTCACAGCAACTGGTCCCGTCCACTCCAGCTAAAACGCCACCTCCGACCTCCACCACACCGGGGCCTCAGCAACACTTGCAGCAGAGCGTTCAGCACTCATCCCAAACGACGCAGGACATCCTATCGCAGCCGCGCCATAAGACCTCGCAAATGTACAAACATCTTCTAGAGAGCTTCGGGTTCGACCTGGTGATGCAGTTTAACGAGAACCACCAGAGACGGCAGCGGAAAGAGGAAGAAGCGGCTGCCGCTCTTCAAGCGCAACAAGAACAGCAGAAGCAGGAGCAACAGAAACAGGCACTGGCTGCGCAGGCAGCTCGCGAGAGGGAAGAGGAAGCTGAGGAGGCGGCGGATGACGATGTGATACCAGAGTTGACTAGAAGCACTTGCCAGCACTGCAATAAAGAATTCAGTAGCGTTTGGGTATTAAAGGCGCACTGCGAAGAGGTGCATCGTGATCTGGTTCCCCGCGAGTTTTTGGAGAAGTACGCGCAGCAGTTCAAGTGCGAGTACGAGAAGAAAAGTGTTGTGGTGACTGTCGCGACGTCGTCGTCCACATCGTCCGGACCCAGAAGTTCCACTCCTGCGTCCGGTCAACCGCAGGATCTTAGTTCAGATAAGGAGCAAcgtgaaaaagagaaagaggaaagttcCGAGAGTAAAGAGCGCGTTAGCAAGACACCGGAAGCCACGTCGACTACTCCTGCCACCACTCCTGCGTTGAGCAACACGCCCGTGTCGAGTACCGATTCGACCACAACCACCGTGTTGCCAAGCAATCAGTCGCATCATtcgcaacagcaacagcagcagcagcaacaacagcagcagcagcagcaacaacaacagcagcaacagcaacagcaacagcaacagcagcagcagcaacaacaacatgCTCAGCTTACTTTGGCTCAACAGATGTCCGAAATGCAAGCTGCTCTAAACGCCATGGCGGCCTCCCAGTTGCAACAACAACTTCAACAATACCCGGGATTGATGATGGGAATGATGGGCTTACCGCTTGGACTGAACGTTCCTGCTCTCGCGGCGATGAATCTCCAACCACCTTTGGTACCCATGATGCTGCCTCCGCCGCCGTATGATGGTGCTGCTACCGCTTATCCGCCGATCAACGCTCAAGCTGATCTCCTTGCTAAACAACATCTCGCTTTGCAACAACAACAGGCAGCAGCT GCAAGCGCAGCCGCCTCTCAGAAACGGGCGcgcactcgcataacagacgAACAGCTTAAAATCCTACGAGCGCATTTCGATATTAACAATTCACCGGGCGAGGAGCAGATACTGGACATGGCGGCTCAAAGCGGCCTGCCGCCGAAAGTGATCAAACACTGGTTCCGGAACACGTTGTTCAAGGAACGGCAGCGCAACAAGGACAGCCCGTATAATTTCAACAATCCGCCGAGCACCACCTTAAATCTCGAGGAGTATGAGAAAACCGGGGAGGCGAAAGTGACCCCATTAAATTCTAGCGTGTCCGGGAGCAGCTCCTCGGATGACAAGAGCCCGAACAAGCAAGCGTCTCCGCCACCGTCCGCGACAAGCGTCAACACGTCTCAGGCGAGCGAGATAAAACAGGAAATACAAGAGCAACCGCAGTGTCACGTGCAGCAATCGTCGTTGCAGCATCAGGAGGAGCAGCAACATCACTCGCCGGGCAGCTCTGGCGGCCAGCAATCCCGGCCGCATTCCCCAGCGCTGAGCATCAGCTCGGTATTTCCCAGCATGCACCACGACGTCTCGTCGCACTCGTCAACAACGACGAATGCGCCGAGTACTCCGATGCTTCCGCCGAAACTAGGACCACAGAATTTCGCTAGCCCAAATCCTGGACCGGGCGGAGTCGTGCCAGGCGCTATAGCAGCCATGGCTTTGACGCCGCAAAGATCATTGAGCCCTGGTCGCGGACCGACCGACTACTCGTTCGGCGGCAGCTCGAACGGCAACAGCTCGTCGGGCAATAGCTCCGGGAAACGCGCGAACCGGACCAGATTCACGGATTATCAGATCAAGGTGCTACAAGAATTCTTCGAAAATAACGCGTACCCTAAGGACGACGACCTAGAGTATCTGAGCAAGTTGCTCGGCTTGAGCCCGCGCGTGATTGTGGTTTGGTTCCAGAACGCGAGACAAAAGGCGCGCAAGGTGTACGAAAATCAGCCAGCCGCGGAGCCGGTGACATCGGGGAACCGCGAAGGTGACGACGGGTCCGGCAGATTCCAAAGGACACCGGGGTTGAATTACCAGTGCAAGAAGTGTTTGCTGGTGTTCCAGAGATACTACGAGCTGATCAGACACCAGAAGACCCATTGCTTCAAAGAGGAGGATGCGAAGCGGAGCGCGCAAGCGCAGGCAGCTGCGGCCCAAGTGGCCGCTGTTTTGAGTTCTGAGGACAGCAACAGCAGTTCCACGACGACCACCACCAACGTGACATCGAACAACCCGAGCACGGCGCCCGCGCTGACCGAACAACTGCAACAACCGTTGAACACCACCACTCCTCCCCACCATCAGCAACAGACGATGACACAGACGCATCAGCAGCcccaacagcagcaacagcagcagatGCAGCAGCAATCGCAGTCGCAGTCCCAGCCGCAGTCCCAGTCTCAGACCGAGTCCAAGGAGGGCAGTTTCCAGTGCGACAAATGTAACCTGATGTTCGGACGATTCGAGCTGTGGCGCGAGCATCAGCTAGTACATATCATGAACCCGTCCCTGTTCCCACCCGCATACCCGCCGGACTCGCCGTTCGGCATTCTGCAGCAACAAGCGTTGACCGCCACCTCTGGTGTCTCGTCGGAAACCTCCCACCCGCTAATCGCGATGATGCAAGACAGAAAAAGGAAATATGAGGAGTTCGACGATGGGACGGGCGGCGAATCTCGTTCGAACTCCGAGCACAGCGAGCAGCCGAAGGACAAGCGATTGCGGACGACGATACTCCCGGAACAATTAGACTATCTCTACCAGAAATACCAGGTTGAGTCAAACCCTTCGAGAAAGATGCTCGAGACAATCGCCCGCGAGGTTGGCCTAAAGAAGCGCGTGGTCCAGGTCTGGTTCCAGAACACTCGGGCCCGCGAGCGCAAGGGCCAGTTCCGCGCACACAGTCAGGTGATCAACAAGCGTTGCCCGTTCTGCCCGGCATTGTTCAAAGTGAAGTCCGCGCTGGAATCGCATCTCAGCAGCAAGCACGCTGACCAAGTGGCTCGCGGCGAGGTGAACATCGACAACATCCCCGACGAAGAGCTCTCGATGGAGTCCGCGCCCTCCAACCCTAGCACGCCGAACATGATGCCACCGTTGTTCCCACCATTCAACACCGACATGGAGGCTTCCCTGAAGAAGTATTACGAGGAGTCAATGAAGCGGTATATCAGCGAACTCCAAGCGCACGCGAGCAACGGCAAGCAGGAagcctcgaaccaccagagtgCAGGCAACAACAGCGGCGAGTCGCCGTTGGATCTCAGCAAGCCGGTCGATCTCAGTCGGCCGATGAAACTTAGCCTCGGCGGGCTGAGCAATCTCCTCGAGGAACAGCACGGCATGCATTTCCGGGGTGGCAGCGATTGCGGGCCACTGACCGATCTGTCCGAGCGCAGCATCTGCGACGACGACAGCATGAGCGAGACCACGGAATTCCTGGATGACGAGAGCGGCCCGGCGAGCCCAGCATCCAGCACGCAGAGCTCGCGGCAGGGCTCTGCTTCCGTGGGTACCGGGAGCGCTACTGTTCCAACGGTGACCGGCACCGGCGGCGGGACCGGCCAATCTAGCGGCAAGAGGTATCGCACTCAGATGTCCGCGACCCAGGTGAAGGTGATGAAGTCGCTGTTCTCGGACTACAAGACGCCCACCATGGCCGAGTGTGAGATGCTAGGTCGCGAGATCGGCCTACCGAAGCGCGTGGTACAG GTCTGGTTCCAGAACGCCCGCGCCAAGGAAAAGAAAGCTAGATTGGCGGCAGGACTGCCGGCCGAGGGCTCGGCCGTGCAGCCGCACCGCGGCCCGACCGGGCCCGACGAGTGCAGGCTCTGCTCGGTCCGGTACTCGGCGAAGTCGCCGCTCCAGGAGCACGTGTTCTCGCGACGGCACATCGAGTCGGTGCGCGTCGCCGTCGAGGAGGGCAGCTTGGTGCCGCCGACGCCCGGCGCGCCGATCACCCCTGCCGGGAACGTGGCCgcagcagccgcagccgcagccgcagctgCCGCCGCGGCGGGAATGGGGAATGCGTCGGTGGTCGGCCCAGCCGGCCAGCAGACCAGCCAGCAACAGCAGTCGGACGAAAATATGATGTACGGATCCTTGTTCCTTCACCCCACGGCGATGTTCCagccgcagcagcagcaacaccCGGGTGCCGCGACGCCTAGCACGGCTACCACCACGCCCG